CAGTGACATCTTAGGTGTTAGCTAACAGTGACATCTTAGGTGTTAGCTACAAGAGACATCTTAGGTGTTAGCTACCAGTGACATCCTAGGTGTCAGGTAGGTAGAAGAGCAACACGGTCTGCACTTACACAGAATTGCAGAGCGGATCTGGTTCCCCCGTTACAAGGAATCAATCCCTGGAGCGTAACCCACCACATAGTGCCAGAGCCACCGAGGCAccgccacactctcccccacatagTGCCAGAGCCACCGAGGCAccgccccactctcccccacatagTGCCAGAGCCACCGAGGCAccgccccactctcccccacatagTGCCAGAGCCACCGAGGCACCGCCCCACTCTTCCCCACATAGTGCCAGAGCCACCGAGGCACCGCCCCACTCTCCTCCACATAGTGCCAGAGCCACCGAGGCAccgccccactctcccccacatagTGCCAGAGCCACCGAGGCAccgccccactctcccccacatagTGCTAGAGCCACCGAGGCACCGCCCCACTCTCCTCCACATAGTGCCAGAGCCACCGAGGCAccgccccactctcccccacatagTGCCAGAGCCACCGAGGCAccgccccactctcccccacatagTGCCAGAGCCACCGAGGCAccgccccactctcccccacatagTGCCAGAGCCACCGAGGCAccgccccactctcccccacatagTGCCAGAGCCACCGAGGCAccgccccactctcccccacatagTGCCAGAGCCACTCTCCGCCATATTATCCGGCTGCCGAGAAAAGGAAGTAGTTGCAGCGATTCTTTGGTCGAGGTGAGGATATAGGGACGAAGATCCCAGATTGTGAAGCAagaggtggtggacaaggtgccaCAGAGAGTTACGAGGTGCCACAGAGTgttacaagaagccacagagtgccACACAAGGAACCAGGGTGCCAGAAGGTTTTACAGAGTGTCACAAGGTGCCACCGACTTCTGCAAGGTGCCACATAGTGCTACAAGGTGCTACATGGTAACACAAGGTACCAAATAGTGCTACAATGTGCCACATAGTGCCACAAGGTATCACATAGTGCTACAATGTGCCACAGAGTGGCACAAGGTACCACATAGTGCTACAAAGTGCCACATAGTGCTACAATGTGCCACATAGTGCCACAAGGTATCACATAGTGCTACAATGTGCCACAGAGTGGCACAAGGTACCACATAGTGCTACAATGTGCCCCAGAGTGGTACAAGGTGCCCCAGAGTGCCACAATGTGTCCCAGAGTGCTGCAAGGTGCCCCAGAGTGctacatggtgccccagagtgctACAAGGTGCCCCAGAGTGCTACAAAGTGTCCCAGAGTGCCACAAGGTGCCCCAGAGTGCTACAAGGTGCCCCAGAGTGCTACAAGGTGCCCCAGAGTGCTACAAGGTGCCCCAGAGTGCTACAAGGTGCCCCAGAGTGCTACAAGGTGCCCCAGAGTGCTACAAGGTGCCCCAGAGTGCTACAAGGTGCCCCAGAGTGCTACAAGGTGCCCCAGAGTGCTGCAAGGTGCCCCAGAGTGCTACAAGGTGCCCCAGAGTACTACAAGGTGCCCCAGAGTGCTACAAGGTGCCCCAGAGTGCTACAAGGTGCCCCAGAGTGCTACTAGGTGCCCCAGAGTGCTACAAAGTGCCCTAGAATGCTACAAGGGCCCCAAAGCGCTACAAGGTGCCCTAGAGTGCTACAAAGGCCGCAGAGTGTTACAAAGTGCCCTAGAGTGCTACAAGGTGCCACATAGTGCCACAAGGTGCGCCAGAGTGCTACAAGGTGCCCCAGAGTGCTACAAGGTGCCCCAGAGTGCTACAAGGTGCCCTAGAGTGCTACAAGGGCCCCAGAGTGCTACAAGGTGCCCTAGAGTGCTACAAGGTGCCACATAGTGCCACAAGGTGCCCCAGAGTGCTACAAAGTGCCCTAGAGTGCTACAAGGGCCCCAAAGCGCTACAAGGTGCCCTAGAGTACTACAAAGGCCCCAGAGTGTTACAAAGTGCCCCAGAGTGCTACAAGGTGCCACATAGTGCCACAAGGTGCCCCAGAGTGCTACAAGGTGCCCCAGAGTGctacatggtgccccagagtgctACAAGGTGCCCCAGAGTGCTACAAGGTGCCCCAGAATGCTACAAGGTGTCCCAGAGTGCCACAAGGTGCCCCAGAGTGTTACAAGGTGCCCCAGAGTGCTACAAGGTGCCCCAGAGTGCTACTAGGTGCCCTTGAGTGCTACAAGGTGCCACATAGTGTCACAAGGTGCCCCAGAGTGCTACAAGGTGCCGTAGAGTGCTACAAGGGCCTCAGAGTGCTACAAGGTGCCCTAGAGTGCTACAAGGTGCCACATAGTGCCACAAGGTACCCCAGAGTGCTACAAAGTGCCCTAGAGTGCTACAAGGTGTCCCCAGAATGTTACAAGGTGTCGCAGAGTGCTATAAGGTGCAACACAATGCTACACGGTGTCGCAGAGTTAGTAAGGTGTCGTAGACTGCTATAAGATGCAACACAGAGAATCAAGCTAGTCAGTAGCTCGTCCTTTGAGTTAGTTTCGTTCCGAGGAAAGACATGAAACTATTTTTGAACATGTCTTAACTGTGCTATTATTTCCATGACATATTTTATCATTGCATTCCTCCCAAGTGTTCCAACTTGGTTGGAATTAAAATGTGACACATCCTAGTGGCGGCTTAAGCCCTGTGTCTGTACTCTTACTCCTTGCCTGAGGGAACGGTTAATGTAAATAACATGAAGACTGTATCAGTAATTTTGTTTTAAAATTAATACTGAATTTGCCAGCAACGCTGTGTGCGTAGTGGCTGCGCAGGAATGTTAAAATAACAATATTAGATAATTGCACAAACCTATTGTACCTacttgtaaataaattattattattattattattattattattattattattattattattattattattattattattatttttattattaatattattattattaccaagtAGAAGGAGGCGTGATAATTATTAActagttatattattattataataattattataataattattataataataattataataatattataataattattataataattgttgtatttaataattattactcttcctcctgcttggtcttgaaggaggccggcctcgggtgaaagggggctgtctctgtcaggaacccgtagggGCGGGACCGGGCCGCCCACCTCCTGGGGCTGGTGTGGCCCAGgcgctgcttcaggaggctggggcccttgctggggtggttcgtcTCCGGCCCTGACCACGGCGATCTCCGGGTTTGGGGGTTCCTGGGCCCTTTTTCACCAATTTCGAGGTTAACTCCGGAGCTCACAgtgcctgcgacggcgctggaaccaatcgtattggtgtttgcctttccattggagactttaggcgccgtggagaggagggaactgctgcctgggtaacagcttctcctccgtatcaacctaccctggctttgcgccgtggagaggccactccaggccgacaaccagagcacaactccacggtctgctgagactgatggatgcctactactactactactattttaccAAATCCTCAAggaccttgatgagggttcgaacctatgccctGGATGTTTCCAGATgtgctctagtcaactgtaccacaacgTGCTATAGGAATTGCAACCTGGATTACGACTACCTTGACTAGAGCGTGTCTGGGAACACTCAGCGCAtgggttcgagccctcatcaaggcccttggggatttgtttatttgatgaatcacgttaatgtgattcctgtgtgaattattattattattattattattattattattattattattattattattattattattattattattattattattataaaatacttCTTTGGATTATTATATACTACAGtgactaccacagtaccacagtgattATAAGAGTACCACAGtgactaccacagtaccacagtgataaccacagtaccacagtgattATAAGAGTACCACAGtgactaccacagtaccacagtgactaccacagtaccatagtgactaccacagtacaatagtgAATACCACAGTACCATAGTGACTACCACAGtatcacagagactaccacagtaccaaagcgacaaccacagtaccacagcgactaccacagtaccatcttgaggttatcttgagataacctcaagatcttgaggggctttagtgtccccgcggcccggtcctcgaccaggcctccacccccaggaagcagcccgtgacagctgactaacacccaggtacctattttactgctaggtaacaggggcatagggtgaaagaaactctgcccattgtttctcgctggcgcccgggatcgaccccgggaccacaggatcacaagtccagcgtgctgtccgctcggccgaccggctctggtTGTCACCATAGTGACAACCACAGAATTAACGCGACTACCACGGTACTACACCGACTACAACAgaaccacagtaccacagtaccacagtgactaccacagtaccacagtgacTACCCCAGTACCACAGTGACTACCACAGTACCATAGTGACTACCACAGTGACTACCACAGTACCAAAGtgactaccacagtaccacagtcactaccacagtaccacagtgactaccacagtaccacagtgactaccacagtaccacagtgacTACAACAGGACCACAGCGACTACCATCGTACAACAGTGACTACCACAGTACCAGAGcgactaccacagtaccacagtgacTACCACAGAATCACAGtgactaccacagtaccacagtgtgGCACTGTGGTGACTACCACAGTGACTACGACAGTACCACAGTGacaaccacagtaccacagtaacTAACATAGTGAATACCAGAGTACCACAGTGCCTACCCCAGTACCACAGtgactaccacagtaccacattGACTACTACAGTACCACAGTGACTACCAGAGTGCCTCAGcgactaccacagtaccacagtgacTACCACAGAACCAACGCGagtaccacagtactacaccgactaccacagtaccacagcgactaccacagtaccacagtgacTACCAAAGTACCAGAGcgactaccacagtaccacagcgactaccacagtaccacagtgacTACCACAGTACCAGAGCGACTACCACAGTACAACAGCGACTATCAAAGTTCCACAGCGacaaccacagtaccacagcgactaccacagtaacacagcgactaccacagtaccacagcgactaccacagtaccacatctactaccacagtaacacagcgactaccacagtaccacaatGACTACCACAGGACCACAGCGACTACCACAGGTCCACATCGACTACCACAGtgactaccacagtaccacagtgactaccacagtaccacaacaactaccacaggaCCACAGcgactaccacagtaccacagtgactaccacagtaccacagtgactaccacagtaccacagcgaCTACCACAGAACCACAGtgactaccacagtaccacagtgactaccacagtaccacagaaACTACCACAGTAGCACAGTGACTACCACAGTACCTCAGTGACTACGACAGTACCACAGTGACTACCACAGTGCCACAGTaactaccacagtaccacagtgaataccacagtaccacagtgacTACCCCAGTACCACAGCGACTACCACATACCACAGTGACTACCACAGcgactaccacagtaccacagcaactaccacagtaccacagtgacTACCACAGAATTAACGcgactaccacagtaccacagtgacTAC
The DNA window shown above is from Procambarus clarkii isolate CNS0578487 chromosome 21, FALCON_Pclarkii_2.0, whole genome shotgun sequence and carries:
- the LOC138367117 gene encoding uncharacterized protein, yielding MCPRVVQGAPECHNVSQSAARCPRVLHGAPECYKVPQSATKCPRVPQGAPECYKVPQSATRCPRVLQGAPECYKVPQSATRCPRVLQGAPECYKVPQSATRCPRVLQGAPECYKVPQSTTRCPRVLQGAPECYKVPQSATRCPRVLQSALECYKGPKALQGALECYKGRRVLQSALECYKVPHSATRCARVLQGAPECYKVPQSATRCPRVLQGPQSATRCPRVLQGAT
- the LOC123748164 gene encoding uncharacterized protein; its protein translation is MVIPTVANISPQPTVANISPPPTVANISPQPTVANISPQPTVANISPQPTVANISPQPTVANISPQPTVANISPQPTVANTSPQPTVANISPQPTVANISPQPTVANISPQPTVANTSPQPTVANISPQPTVANISPQPTVANTSPQPTVANISPQPTVANISPQPTVANISPQPTVANILELQSGSGSPVTRNQSLERNPPHSARATEAPPHSPPHSARATEAPPHSPPHSARATEAPPHSPPHSARATEAPPHSSPHSARATEAPPHSPPHSARATEAPPHSPPHSARATEAPPHSPPHSARATEAPPHSPPHSARATEAPPHSPPHSARATEAPPHSPPHSARATEAPPHSPPHSARATEAPPHSPPHSARATEAPPHSPPHSARATLRHIIRLPRKGSSCSDSLVEVRI